The sequence CTGACTGTGTTTGCCTTAGCTCagagtttttatcttttttggctAAATTCTCGCAACACTCCTAATAAGTCTCCCTGATCATAGAGTTTCCTTTAGCAATTTCAATTTCCACACCACAGACACAATGACTTCTGTAAAATTAATATCAGTTCATCTCACTCCTCTCACTATAATTTTTGAAGGCAACTTCCACTGGTCCAGGAAAAATATCCAAACTTCTCAATATGACTGAGTAGAGAGCCCATATACTTTACCACTCCAACAAGCACACTTTTGAGAGTAAAAGAGGGAGTTGTTAAAATTACAACAGGAATACAGATGTAAACCAGGACTGTTCTGGGCTAAAAAGAACGTGAGGTCACCCTGTCCATGAGGCTGCTGTGATCTGGTGCCCTTTGCTGTCCTTGTTCTATACTTTCCACCCTAAATCCAGACCTGCCTGGCTACTTCTTCCCAAAGAGTCCAGACTATTTTGTAGGCtcagcccctcccctctgcctaGAACACCCTCAAACACGACCCCCCCATCTCCCTTTTGTGGAAATCACCTATTCGTGTTTCAGACTCAGCTCAAGTCTATTATTACCCTTCTGCATCTATCCCCAGTGGAGCAGATTACCTTTCAATTGATGCTGCCACCATGCCCTGGAAAACAGTAACATAGTGGACTCTGATGTGCCACCACGATCTCTTCTCAGGAATGACTCATTCCCCAGCTCTGGGACTGTTGCTGCCACAAGGCTCTCAGTTTCCCTGCTTGTCTGAATATGGCCTCGGTCACTCCAAGGTCACATGCCTGACCCAGGAAGCCTGTACCCAATGACCCATCAATGCAGGGGTTTAACTGCCTGCTCCCCTGCCCCGGCCGAGCATGTCTGAAGTTCCTTCTTCATTCCAGAGCTCTCTGTGGGTGAGCGGAGACACTGACGCCACCTCTTCCCCCGTTCACtgctgcttccttctcttcccctttctcccacAGGTGTTGCTCCCACAGCTGTCCCCGAGAAAGCCCCTCCATGCTCATCTCCACTCCAGAGGACCCTACAAGGGAAGCCCCCTGCAGAGAGGATGCTGTTGGTGTCATACACTCAGCACCAGGCACTGGATGGGGACAGAGAGGCACCATGTTACTGAATGGAAGGGGACAGGCAGAAGTTCATTCCCTAAGACAGCAGGGGAGTAGGTAAGGCTCTCATTACAATTGgagattattttgtttgtttttctccttgttttttgTCTATCTTGCCACAGTTTTGTCCTTGCTATGCCATGTGCATATTTACCTATTCACTAATTttcatctccttttcttccttcctctgctctAACATGGGACGTGTTGGTGGCAGATGACTTTAAGGTTCTAGTCAGAGAGTGTAGAATGTAAAACCAGGATTGGGATGAGAGTAGGGCAGACTCTCGACTGGGACCTGGAGGAGTGGCTGAGGAGATTTTGAAGTGTCCCTCTGTGGAGGACAGGTGAGTGGGGCTTTCAGCTGTGTGAAGGATACTTGCACTACATTAGGACACAGCCTGACTTTTTCAGGAGGGTAAAATTTGGGGAAATGTGAGCATGTTCATGTTCCCAGCCAGAGGATGACTCTAGTGGAGATTTGTTCAACATTTTGGCTTCCCAGCATCTGAGCGCACTTCTAAGGTTTGTGGAATTTACTACTTTTTGGCTTCTCTTTGGAAGAGACCACCTCCCACTTATAGAAGTCAGTACACCAGATGCCTGCTGGTGAGTCTCCCTGTCAGCTAGAATGAGGGCAAGTGACAGGCTCTGCGCATCAGTTGCACCTGCCCAACCTTTGACACAGAGAAGGGGAACCCAGGAGGAAGTTTCTTTTTTGGCAATTGCAGTGAGATGGTCACTGGAGTAGGGAACAGAAGCGCAGGTGGTAGCAACCAGAGTCTGTGACAGCTGCATCAGAACTGCAAGTGGCAGCAGCATTAGTGTCATGGCTACTGGTGCCAAGGCTTGATTTCTGGTACTGTTACCAGATGAGTGGTCTTCTAAGCCTGGTTCAttagttctccagagaaatagaaacaatgcAATATATAtgaacttatatatatataaacagagagagagagagagcacacatgtaattttaaattttaaggaattggcaCATGTGATTTTGGAGGCTTGGTGAGTCCAAAAATCTTCAGGGTAGACCAGCAGGCTGGAGAGTTGATATTGTGGTTTGAGACTAAAGCCAGTTTGCTGGCAGAATCTCTCTTGCATGAggagtgtctttttcttttaagaccttcaactgattagaAAAGACTTACACATGCtgtggagggtaatctgctttatcCAGTGTCCATTGATGTAAATGTTCATCTTATCTAAAAACTACCTTCGCAGAAACCCATAGagtaatgtttgaccaaataagTTGTACCCTGTCAAGTTGGCATATAAAATTCCCTATCACACCTGGCTATCTAGCTTTCTAGTGATTTGGAGAGATGCTccctatgtatatatattttggcagCAGTTGATGCAGGGATTGATCCCAGGATATTGGTTTTAGCAACATCACATTAAgtcaactgagcaaactggccagccctattttttgttaattttattgaagTGAAATTTACATAATGTAGaatgaaccattttaaagtgaacaagtctgtgacatttagtacattcacagtgttgtgcaatcaCCAACTGTGACTAtatcagaacattttcatcaccccagaagaaaccccatacccagtAGCATTCACCCCCATTTCAGCCTTCTCCAGTCTTTAGCAATTACCAATATTCTGCCCATCTCTACAGATTCACCTGTTATGTGTACttcatataaaaagaatcatacaatatgtgatcatttgtgtctggcttctctcacttaacataatggttttGAAATTTATCCAAGTTGTAGCAGGAATCAGGACTTTAATCCTTTTTGTGACTCAATAAAATTCCTCTATGTGTATGTACAAATTGTTTATCCACCCACTCACTGAGGGACTCAATGTTGTTTGAATGAAGCCCCTTTGTGTAAAATTAGCCGTAATtggtttctgttatttgcaactaAGAACCCTGAGTGAAACATGCCATAATATAGCCCATCACCAGGAAATAAATGAACCCAGAATGGAGCACCATTAGGGTTTTCTCCAGCTAGtattttctcctctctgtgtatttgtttctttggCTCCTCTCTCAGTCCATGGGATATGAATTGGGAAGGCAGCAGATGATGGATGGACTGATGCATTCCAGCCAACCCATGTGGTGACATGGACTGGCGGATCCTCAATTCCAGTTCCAAACACTCTGGTCCAAGCAGCCATGGTAAAGGGGAAGGGATGTGGTATAAACGTGAATCCTCCAGCCCAGCCATACTGTGCCTATGTGGATTATGGAGTTAAATTCCAAAAAAAGAGTAAACCATGTCAGTTGAAGAGGTGTACCAACAGGTGTTTACACTAAGGGACTGGCGCTTGTAAATCACAGAATGCTGGGCTTTCCCAGAGACAATGTCCCTTTGAATCAAGGTACCCTTTACCCAAAACATGTCCATAGGTTGATCCCATCTCAGTAATATGCTGTTAACATTCTCCATCTATAATGGAGAAGATGAGGCATCACTAATCTTCTCTGAGCATAACCAGACATAAGAAAGCAAGAGTTATAGAAAATGCAGGAATAGCCCCAGGTCTGAACAAAGGAAGTGAGGAGAAAAAGGattgaaaatttaatttcagCCTCTATGGACAAAGGCCAGATCACCAAGGTGATGAGGCTTTGAGTTTCAGggaattttttttagaattaatcTCCATCCAGGTGGCttcatttctaacattttaatcTTTTGACCCAAGAGTTACATCTAAACCTTAGATACTACTCTATGTCATCACTGCTTGGTCCAAAGGGACAAAAAGTGGGTGAGACAATTATTCTCTTTTTGACTCTAATGAGGCTCTTAGGGAATCTGGTCCCTATGGTCAAGGAGGCTCCCGTAAACACTGTCTCTGTGATTGCCCCAACTAACCACACATGTGTAAACTGTGAACCCCAGCTGATCCCTCACCCAGGGCCTGCCTATATTTCTGGGACAGTCCAATCCCTGCTATAAAGAGAAGCACTGGGAAGTTGTGCAGGAGTGAGAACACCTGACAGCAGGAGCACCAACCTCCTCCAGGTGAGGTGCAGTCACGGAGACATCGATACTTGTCTATTAAGACGGGAAGTTTTTTTAGGAAGCTCCTTTCCTACATCTTCCAGATACAGGAAGGTATAGCAAGAGCCCTGAATGTACCAGTGGCCACCTGAGATGATTCTAGTAATAACCTActgtctctcctttctccttaTAAGGTATGAAGGAGTTGGATGTGGAGGTGTGGGGTGGGGACTGAGAAATGTAAGCAGAGACACACATGGTAGAGTCATGTAGGTTGTGTATACATCTGCGTGTTGTGCAatgttaaatatagaaaataagaatgaatgaGTCCAGCAAGGAAATCAATAGAACTGAGCACTGGAAATTGGAAGTGCAGGTGGGGTAGCCACATCCTGTTTTAGCAACTCTATAAATTGATTTGCACATGTGGTCCTGCCTGCAGCCTGAGCAAGCTTAACCCTGTCTAGGTTTCTGAATGTGCTGCTCTCCATTCACCTGGGCTCAGAGCATGAGAAGGACAAACCAGTCGAGCGTCTCTGAGTTCCTCTTCCTGGGACTCTccaggcagccccagcagcagcagctcctctTCATGCTCTTCCTGAGCATGTACCTGGTCACAGTCCTGGGAAATCTGCTCATCATCCTGGCCATCAGCACCGACTCCCACctgcacacccccatgtacttcttcctcagcAACCTGTCCTTCGTGGACATCTGCTTCTCCTCAACCACCGTCCCCAAGATGCTGGCCAATTACATACTCGGGAGTCAGAGCATCTCCATCTCTGGGTGTCTCACGCAGAtgtattttgtgtttgtgtttgctGACATGGACAGTTTCCTCCTGgctgtgatggcctatgaccgctttGTCGCCATATGCCGCCCCTTACATTACAGAGCAAAGATGACCTGTCAGCTCTGTTTCCTGCTGGTCACTGGATCATGGGTCATTTCCCACCTGAATGGTCTGTTGCACACCCTGCTGATGGCTCGACTCTCCTTCTGTGCAGACAACGTGATCCCCCACTTCTTCTGTGATGTGTATGCCCTCCTGAAACTCTCCTGCTCAGACACACAGCTCAATGAGCTCATGATTCTTTCTGAGGGTGCTCTGATCATGATCACCCCATTTGTTTGCATCCTGGCTTCCTATGTGCACATCACCTGTGCTGTCCTGAGGGTCCCATCCACAAGGGGAAGGtggaaagccttctccacctgtggctCCCACCTGGCCGTGGTTTCCCTCTTCTATGGCACCATCATTGCTCTGTATTTCAACCCTTCCTCCTCACACTCAGCTGAGGAAGACCCCGTGACTACTGTGATGTATACAGTGGTGACCCCCATGCTAaaccccttcatctacagcctgaggaacaggGACTTGAAAGGGGCTCTAAGAAAAGTGTTTGGCAGGAAGACATTTTCTGTCTGATGAGAGAATCAAGACTGAATCTCATTCCCAAGCAAATCTACTTTTCACCAATTGAGCATAATGCAGCAGTGGTTCATCAAAGACGGTCTGGACACAAATACATTGATGTCTTTGAGAGGGGCTCACAAACGGTCACCATTGTTTGTTAGTGGACACTGATTCACCTGTAACTCTCTTATATCTATTGAGTAATGCGGCCTCTTTTGTGActacatttttttgttgtgttttatttttttaaaaacttttattttgatgcTGTTGTCCTTCTGTATATGTAATAAAACATCaagaaatctaagaaaaaatGTGTAATGATCTATGATATGCTTCAAAAGTCAAGTGATacagttttatttccattttttattctttttatttattcattcatggatTTCCCCTTAGCCTTGCTTATGTCTTTAAAGTCTTCATTTAATTAACTTGACAAATTATCTCTCTTCTAACCATAGTATTCTAGAATCAGAGTGAGATACCCAGCCACTGAAGAGATGACATTCCTCATCTGGAGTAAATGAGTTTTTTGCTCAAAACTCCAGTTCAAGTTCTTCATGAAAACTAAAAATTCCAAATGAATCTCCCTGTTGATCAAATTACTGGAGGGCTTTTTATGTCACCATAACATTCCATAAGAGGAGAGAAACAAAATGTCTCATCTCAAACTTCCAAGTGATCAAGCCGACATTGAAAGGAAGGTTCTATGTAATAATGTTCATCAAATGTCAACTCTATTCTCTGATGTGGAGCAGCTACCTGAATGTAGAGACACTCCTTGTTTGGTGGACTTGGTAATTGGTGAAGCAAAATGACCTCCAGTTCTGGTTCCAACCCAAACACCACACCGGGTTGCAGGAATGTGCTTGATTCCAATATTTTGTCCATCGTGGATCTTTCGGGCAGAAATTCCTTCCATTACAAGTATTGGTTTTGACAACACTTTGACAACTGAGCTGGGCTGCTGTGTCCTAATCACCAGCCAGTGGCTGTCACCCCGTGTGGCAGGGCTTAAGTCTGCCATGCCTGAGGACTGATGATGCGCAGCACGGTTCCACTGAAggtaatgaataaattttaaattattttacaccCAAGTCAAGTTCTTTCTTTTAAGTGATTTGTTAGGAGTATACATGCAACACGTGTCCTTGaatattggaatcacctggaaagcttcTACAATCCACTGATATCCGATCCCCTATACTGAGCACATAAATCAGAATCTGTTTAGGTGATGTCCAGGACCCAACActgaaactttgaaataaaatctcaggtgattctttttttaaaatttatattattatacatacatgtggggtataaTGCTgatttttcaataattgtgtacaatgtgtggtgttTAGATCATTACAGTTatattattcatcattacaatacacaatcattctttgtgtccattgaccaattcctcattagtccccACCATCTCCTCCCATCTCGGGTGATTCTGAAGTGCAGTCATGGTGGAGAATCACTGCTCTACCTTGTCCTCCTGTATGTGTCCTCAGGAGTAGGTCGTGAAGGCTTGGTCACAAAATGAGATTTGAGACTTTGACAAAAGAACAACAGAGTGAAATATGAGGTCTGCAGTGAGTAATAGCATTTCCAATGAAACTCAGGCGAAGCTGGTAACAGGTGTCCTGGTGCATCCAGAGGGAGCCACAGGGAAGCGTGGGAACACTCAGGAGCACCCTGATTGGCGGCCTGACCGTAGGGGGCGGGCCTGGCTGGGGTGACGTCTTTAGTATGAGGGAAACTGGTCAGCACCTGCTCTAGCCTCTGCCCAGACCCACTGTCTGGCCCTGCTTTCTTCTCCGACTAGCGACTCCCATCCCACACCTTCAAGAACCAAGTCAAATGCTaactcctcctccaggaagcctcctgaCTCCGTCTTCTGTTTTCACagctctgttttgtttgtttgtttgtttattctcccCTCTCTGCAAGGGCTTTCCATGCACTGAGACCCTCCCTACCTAAATCTACTACTCTCTTCGTGTCTCCAGTGTCTGCCACTGCTCTAGACCAAAGATGACAATCAAgtttaattgaaagaaaaaaaaatgaaagaatattgccttaatttttaatttggacATTCTTACTTTAGAAGGAGTTTTCTAAATTCCCCCCATTTAAAACACATCATTTTTATCATCTAAAAGGTAGTATCCATACACTATGGAACACCAAAAatcattaagaagaaaattaaaataatctatatCCTGCTGCTCAAAGATTCCTGCAGTTATGCACCATGAATATAGTTTTACCAAAGTTGGCTTCCAATGGGCTTGTGCAGCTTGTTTCCCTGCTGCCTTCTGCTGCTCCCCCAGGAGAACGTGCTCTCCAGGCTGGAGAACCCAGTAGAACACAAGAACTGTGGACATGAACCCAGCCCACAGCCTGGGACCAAGCCCAGGTGACCCACAGTCTGAAAAGAGCGAAGTTATTGCTTTTCTAAGTTCCTGTGTTTGAGGAGCTTAGTTGTCTACTTTTATACACTGTTACTATGCTGATACACTAGGTACTGTTGCTATGGTGATACATTATGTACTGTTACTATGGTGATACATTATTGATACAGTTTTTGTGAAACCCAGGTCCTGGCTTCTGAGACCCTGCTTTCTTCATGTTCTCTAATTGTGTCCTGGCTCCCGTGTTTATAGATCACATTTGCTGGCCTGTTATCTTCACTCCATTATATGTTCTCGTCCTTATGGGCTTTATTCTGGGATCTTTTCCTTCtcactctctgctctctttgtAGACAATCCCATCCACTCTCCTAGCTCCTAATAAACCAATGTGCTGGTGACTTCTGAATCGATGTGCAGCCAGAGCCTTTCCTGAGCCCCAGGTCCAAAACATCTGACTTCTGGACCCTACCCCCATGTATTAATTCATGTCTGCTGGTTATaaaaaaatactcagaactgggtaatttactagaaaatgaaatttattgcttacagtttcaggagcatggaagtccaaggtccagtgAAGTAATCTGGAGGggggtctttggtggtggctttagagcaatgcaggggtctcacatggcagaaaatgaaagagcagagagagctgaCTAGCCtcttatgtgctcttcttttaaagtcctcagaaccacacccctgaccaccactgtTAGTCCACTCACTagggcacggtcctacaatctaatcacttcttcaaggccccacctttcaattatcagaataggatttcccacccttaacagttatagtgggaattaTGGTTCTGATAtataaactttggggacacagttcaatcaatccacagcacccctGATGTCCTACAGAGCTTCAAACACAACTTGTCCAAATGCGACTGATCATCTCTGAGCCATCCCTGCCTCTGagccacaaacacacacacacacacacacacacacacacacacacagcttttcTCCTACTTTCATCCTTCTCTCAATAAATGCCACCATGCAGTCCCTCAGGGACAAAATGTGAGCGTCGCTGTAGATCCTCCCATTCCTGTACCTCTAAGTGCTCTACACGCCACCTCCTCAGCACCGCTCCCAAACCTTCTCTGTCACCATCATGACCATGTTTGCCTTAGGTTagggcttaattttttttttttttttggctgaattcTTGTAACACTCCTGGAAAGCCTCCCCGATCATAGAGTTTCCTTTTGCAATTTCACCCTCCACACCACAGTCACAATGACCTTTGGATAAAATGAATATCAGTTCATCTCACTCCTCTCACTATAATTCTTGAGGTAACTTCTATTGGtccaacaaaaaaatccaaacttctcAATATGACTAAGAGTTGAGAGCCCATATAATTTACCATTCCAAAAAGTatacatttgagaaaaaaaggGAGTTATTAAAATTACACCAGGATGACAGATGTAAACCAGGACTGTTCTGGGCAAATCAGAACATGAGCCCCTGTCCATGAGGCTGCTGTGATATGGTGCCCTTTGCTGTCCTTGTTCTACACTTTCCACCCTAATTCCAGACCTGCCTGGCTGCTTCTTCCCAAAGAGGCGAGACCATTTTATGGGCTCAGCCTCTCCCCTCTGCCTAGAATAGCCTCACACACGATCTTCCCCGCTCTCATCTCCCTTTTCTGGAAATCACCTATTCGTGTTTCAGACTCAGCTCAAGTCCTTTACTCCCCTTCTGCATCTATCCCCAGAAGAGCAGATTACCCCTCGATTGATGCTGCCCACGTTCCCTGGAAAATGGTAACATAGTGGACTCTGATGTGCCACCACGATCCCTTCTCAGGAATGAAAGACTCATTCCCCAGCTGCTGGGACTGTTGCTGCCACAAGGCTCTCAGCTTCCCTGCTTGTCTGAATGCTGCCTCGGTCAATCCAAGGTCACAGCCTCTTCCCAGGAAGCCCCCACCCAGTGACCCGTCAATGCAGGGGTTTAACTGCCTGCTCCCCTGCCTCGGCCGAGCATGTCTGAAGTTCCTTCTTCATTCCAGAGCTCTCTGTGGGTGAGCAGAGACACTGATGCCACCTCTTCCCCCGTTCACtgctgcttccttctcttcccttttctcccacAGGTGTCGCTCCCACAGCTGTCCCCAAGAAAGCCCCTCCATGCTCATCTCCACTCTAGAGGAAGCTCCAAGGGAAGACCCTGCAGAGAGGATGTTGTTGGCATCACACACTCAGCACCAGGCACTGGATGGGGATGGAGAGGCAGCACCACATTACTGAATGGAAGGGGACAGGCAGAAGTTCGCTCCCTAAGACAGCAGCGGAGTAGGTAAGGCTCTCATTACAACTggacattattttatttgtttttctccttgtttttgtCTATCTTACCACATTTTTGTCCTCACTATGCCATGTGTATATTTACCTATTCACGAGTTttcatctccttttcttccttcctgtgcTCTGTCTAACATGGGACGTGTTGGTGGCAGATGACTTTAAGGTTCTGGTCAGAGAGTGTAGAATGTAAAGCCAGGATCAGGATGAGAGTAGGGGAGACTCTTGACTGGGACCTTCAGGAGTGACAGGAGATTTTGAAGTGTCCCTTTGTGGAGAATGGGTGCTTGGGGCTTTCAGCTGTGTGAGGGATACTTGCGCTATGTCAGGACACAGCCTAACTTTTCCAGGAGGGTAAATTTTGGGGAAAGGTGTGCATGATCGTGTTGCCAGCCAGATAACGACTCTAGCAGACATTTGTTCAACTTTTGGCTTCCCAGCATCTGAGCCCACTTCTAAGATTGGTGGGATTTCCTACTTTTAGGCTTCTGTTGGGAAGAGACCAGCTTCCACTATAGAATTCAGTACGCCAGATGCCTGCCTGTGAGCCTGACTGTCACCTAAAATGAGAGCATGTGACAGGCTCTGCCCATCAGATGCACCTGCCCAGACTATCACACAGAGAAGGGAAGCCCAGGAGGAACTTTCTTAAGCATTGGCAGGAATTGCAGTCAAATGGTCTCTGGAGTAGATGACAGAAGCACTGGTGGTAGCACCCAGTGTCCATGACAGCTACATCAGAACTGCAAGTGGCAGCAGAATTAGTGTCCTCGCTACTGGTTCTGAAGTATGATTTCTGGCACTGTTAGCAAATGAGTGGTCTTCTAAGCCTGGGTTAttagttctccagagaaacagaaccaacagaatATATATGAGGTTATAcatatggagagagaaagagagagacagggagagagagaggtattTTAAATGCTAAGGAAATGGTGCATGTGATTTGGAGGCTTGGCAGATCAAAAATCTTCAGGGTAGAtcagcaggctggagacctaTGGAAGAGTTGGTGTGTGGTTTGAGTCTAAGGCCAGGCTGCTGGCAGAATCCCTCCTGCATGAAGAGTGTCTTTTTCTAttaggccttcaactgattagaaAAGGGCCAATCACACTGTGgaggataatctgctttactcagtgtCCACTGATGTAAATGTtcatctcatctaaaaaataccttcacagaaacatgtAGAGTAATGTTTGAATAAATATGATGCTACGCTGGCCCAGTCAAGTTgtcacataaaattcaccatctcaCCTGGCTATGTAGCTTTCAAGTAATTTTGAGAGAAGctcaatatgtatatatatatatatttttttttttgagggtcttctttgtttttttttttttttttaattttattttgtcgatatacattgtagctgattattgctccccatcaccaaaacctccctcccttctccctccccccctcccccccaacaatgtcctttctgtttgcttgttgtatcaacttcaaataatcgtggttgttatatcttctccccccccccccggtttgtgtgtgtgtgtgtgtgtgtgtgtgtgtgtgtgtgtgtgtgaatttatatattaatttttagctccctccaataagtgagaacatgtggtatttctctttctgtgcctgacttgtttcacttaatataattctctcaaggtccatccatgttgttgcaaatggcagtatttcattcgtttttatagctgagtagtattccattgtgtagatgtaccacattttccatatccactcatctgatgatgggcatttgggctggttccaactcttggctattgtaaagagtgctgcgatgaacattggggaacaggtataccttcgacttgatgatttccattcctctgggtatattcccaacagtgggatggctgggtcgtatggtagatctatttgcaattgtttaaggaacctccataccattttccatagaggctgcaccattttgcagtcccaccaacaatgtatgagagttcctttttctccgcagcctcgccagcatttatcgttcatagtcttttggattttagccatcctaactggggttagatggtatctcaatgtggttttgatttgcatttcccggatgctgagtgatgttgagcattttttcatatgtctgttggccatttgtatatcttccttagagaaatgcctacttagctcttttgcccattttttaattgggttgcttgttttcttcttgtaaagttgtttgagttccttatatattctggatattaatcctttgtcagatgtatattttgcaaatattttctcccactctgttggttgtcttttaactcttttaattgtttcttttgctgtgcagaagctttttagtttgatataatcccaattgtttatttttcctttggttgcccgtgcttttggcgtcgtattcatgaagtctgtgcccagtcctatttcctgaagtgtttctcctatgttttctttaagaagttttattgtttcagggtgtatatttaaatccttcatccattttgagt comes from Cynocephalus volans isolate mCynVol1 chromosome 6, mCynVol1.pri, whole genome shotgun sequence and encodes:
- the LOC134379778 gene encoding olfactory receptor 1F1-like, translated to MRRTNQSSVSEFLFLGLSRQPQQQQLLFMLFLSMYLVTVLGNLLIILAISTDSHLHTPMYFFLSNLSFVDICFSSTTVPKMLANYILGSQSISISGCLTQMYFVFVFADMDSFLLAVMAYDRFVAICRPLHYRAKMTCQLCFLLVTGSWVISHLNGLLHTLLMARLSFCADNVIPHFFCDVYALLKLSCSDTQLNELMILSEGALIMITPFVCILASYVHITCAVLRVPSTRGRWKAFSTCGSHLAVVSLFYGTIIALYFNPSSSHSAEEDPVTTVMYTVVTPMLNPFIYSLRNRDLKGALRKVFGRKTFSV